One window of the Colletotrichum lupini chromosome 9, complete sequence genome contains the following:
- a CDS encoding major facilitator superfamily transporter, with amino-acid sequence MSNDKPTVENIDDINAKMAQRSSYDAKLDPEKHTEQSLAYDPTVERKLRLKIDLMIVPTVALLYLFCFIDRANIGNARIAGLEKDLGMAGYDYNGTLSVFYISYILFEIPANILCKVMGPGWFLPLTTLLFGICSVGTAFVHTVPQLMAVRFLLGIFEAGMLPGIAYYLSRWYRRSELAFRLSLYIVMSPLAGAFGGLLASAILRLDGFGSIHTWRMIFAIEGIITIGLALIGFITLTDRPASARWLTEAEKDLAETRVRSERVGQTQVLDKMDTKKLRRGIFAPVTLATSFVFLLNNVTVQGLAFFLPTIVRGIYPTATVQRQQLFTVPPYVVGAFFTVLLPLLSWRLDRRQIFFMMSAPLAMIGYIMFLASKDLSVRYGATFLITSAVFALGALTNAQVAANVVSDTARSAAIGTNVMFGNVGGLISTWAFLPWDAPNYPIGNGLNLATCSMILITSTLTLFWMKRDNRRREARNVEAELQGLSRQEESDLDWKHPAFSHTMRQTHSSYGQLALWGTLLTDTPLVFPESEFTMSLFVSSTDIQNKDFQRDPTFKSRQTRLPVLGPSIEMMLPHLGVGGFLLILFLFLFFSPSSPFQRHQLELALATPNGTEPPDFGREELESRFNSVMTLFLSEAPRSHVEKAAAALLLEPRLDSRKQSVLHSLLIDSPEGYVEHAEEALRHANLVMLAMSILHPGMSDDAQPLITILEMSLEKARRCKAIIDRAVKEKVVDTEVMMDLLAHEGELQLFLKRYIAAMDAARGPPRTAPKDDVSLDGAPAYDPETSLLLSRLSARLRFAKEATEPASEDPDPEDAATPENTTSKVQETSGNIPDAAIKPELI; translated from the exons ATGAGTAACGATAAGCCCACCGTCGAGAACATCGACGACATCAACGCCAAGATGGCGCAAAGGTCCTCGTACGACGCGAAGCTTGACCCGGAAAA GCACACCGAGCAGTCTCTTGCGTACGACCCGACCGTAGAGAGAAAGCTTAGGCTAAAGATCGATCTCATGATTGTGCCAACGGTCGCTCTGCTTTACCTCTTCTGCTTCATTGACAGAGCCAACATTG GCAACGCTCGCATTGCAGGTCTCGAGAAGGACCTCGGCATGGCAGGCTACGACTACAATGGAACACTCAGTGTCTTCTACATCAGCTACATTCTATTCGAAATTCCCGCCAACATCCTCTGCAAGGTCATGGGGCCCGGATGGTTCCTCCCTCTTACCACCTTGCTCTTTGGCATCTGCTCAGTCGGCACTGCTTTCGTCCACACCGTCCCACAGCTCATGGCAGTCCGATTCCTTCTCGGCATCTTTGAGGCTGGAATGTTGCCAGGCATTGCCTATTACCTGTCCCGCTGGTACCGACGATCCGAACTCGCCTTCCGCCTCAGCTTGTACATTGTCATGTCGCCTTTGGCTGGAGCTTTCGGTGGTCTCTTGGCCTCTGCCATTCTTCGCCTCGATGGATTCGGAAGCATCCATACATGGCGCATGATCTTTGCCATCGAAGGAATCATCACAATTGGGCTGGCGCTCATCGGCTTCATTACCCTTACCGACCGCCCCGCCTCTGCTCGCTGGCTCACAGAGGCCGAAAAGGATCTCGCCGAGACCCGTGTTCGCTCTGAGCGTGTTGGTCAGACTCAAGTCCTCGACAAGATGGACACCAAGAAGCTCCGTCGGGGAATTTTCGCACCTGTTACGTTGGCAACATCGTTTGTCTTCCTGTTGAACAACGTCACTGTGCAAGGCCTCGCTTTCTTCCTGCCAACGATCGTCAGGGGTATCTACCCCACGGCGACTGTTCAGCGCCAACAACTCTTCACCGTCCCTCCCTACGTTGTTGGAGCCTTCTTCACCGTCCTGCTGCCACTGCTCAGCTGGCGCCTCGATCGCCGACAGATCTTCTTCATGATGTCTGCACCGCTAGCAATGATTGGTTATATCATGTTCCTGGCTTCAAAGGACCTCTCAGTGCGCTACGGTGCCACTTTCCTCATCACGTCAGCTGTATTCGCTCTCGGCGCCCTCACAAACGCTCAGGTCGCCGCGAATGTCGTGTCCGACACGGCACGTAGCGCAGCGATTGGAACAAACGTTATGTTTGGCAACGTGGGAGGCCTCATTTCAACT TGGGCTTTCTTGCCATGGGACGCACCCAACTACCCAATCGGCAACGGATTGAACCTGGCGACCTGCAGCATGATTCTGATTACCTCGACTCTCACGTTGTTCTGGATGAAGCGAGACAACCGTAGACGTGAGGCCCGAAACGTCGAGGCCGAGTTGCAGGGCTTATCGAGACAAGAAGAGAGTGATTTGGATTGGAAGCACCCTGCTTTCAG CCATACGATGCGACAAACTCATT CTTCATACGGCCAGTTGGCTCTATGGGGCACGCTCCTCACAGACACGCCACTCGTATTTCCAGAAAGCGAATTCACCATGTCTTTGTTTGTCTCATCCACCGATATTCAAAACAAAGATTTCCAACGCGACCCTACTTTCAAAAGTCGGCAGACACGGTTGCCTGTGCTAGGTCCCTCCATTGAGATGATGCTGCCTCATTTGGGGGTGGGGGGGTTCCTTCTGATTCTCTTTCTCTTCCTCTTTTTCTCGCCCTCCTCACCTTTTCAACGTCATCAACTGGAGCTTG CCTTGGCTACTCCCAACGGAACAGAGCCACCCGATTTCGGCAGAG AAGAACTCGAATCGCGGTTCAATTCAGTCATGACGCTGTTCCTCTCTGAAGCTCCACGCTCTCACGTGGAGAAGGCTGCTGCGGCGCTGCTCCTGGAACCCAGACTGGATTCTAGAAAACAATCCGTCCTACATTCTTTGCTTATTGATAGCCCGGAAGGCTACGTTGAGCATGCGGAAGAAGCGCTTCGGCATGCCAACCTAGTCATGCTCGCGATGTCGATCCTCCACCCTGGCATGTCGGATGATGCGCAGCCACTGATCACCATATTGGAGATGTCCCTGGAGAAAGCGCGTCGCTGCAAGGCCATCATTGACCGCGCGGTAAAGGAGAAAGT GGTCGACACAGAAGTCATGATGGATCTCCTCGCCCATGAGGGTGAACTGCAGCTCTTCCTCAAGCGATACATCGCTGCCATGGACGCCGCTCGTGGAC